In Nitrospirota bacterium, the sequence TTATATCATTAGGCTTTTTACTAAGGACATATCCGCCGCCAGGCCCCTTCAGACTCTTAATCAGCCCGTCTTTGCGGAGCCTGTTTAATATCTGTTCAAGATACGCAACAGAAACCCCCTGTTCCTGTGCAATTTCTTTAATTGTTATAGGGCCGTCAGAATAGCTTTTTGCTATTTCAAACATCGCCCTTACGCCGTATTGCCCCTTTGTAGATAACTTAAGCATGAAATTAAAATAAAATAGTTTACTAAAATTGTCAAGTATTTTATTTTGACATAATGGCTGTTGTTCTTTATAATGAATTAACTGCGTAAAAAGCTGACTTAAGCGCTAAGCCTGTTTGCAGTTTCAAAGTCTTAGAAAAGAGATTTTTGTGAAATTACTGCTGATTTCCCTACAATCAAATGCCTATGTCGCCGGACTTAAATACATAGGCGCAAATGTGCGCGCAAACGGGCATGACGTGCGAATATTGCTCTTGCCCGGTTATATAGACGGCAGTCTGCACCCTGCAATGGAGGACTTTATCCGCGATTATAATCCTGACCTGATAGGCGTCAGCCTTATGTCCATTGAATTTTACCCGGCAAAGATACTTACTCATTTACTGCATGAGAAATTCAGCATCCCCGTGCTCTGGGGGGGCGTGCACGTAGTGCTTACGCCCGATGAATGCATAAAATATGCCGATTATGTATGCTGCGGTGAAGGCGAAAAGGCTGTTGTCTCAGTGTTGAATCATCTTCGCGACAAAGGCAGGGATATTCCGCCAGAGGTTCCTAATATATGGTCGCGCATTAACGGGCAAATAATAAAACAGCCGCTAAGCCCCCCGGAGGAGAAT encodes:
- a CDS encoding RrF2 family transcriptional regulator; translation: MLKLSTKGQYGVRAMFEIAKSYSDGPITIKEIAQEQGVSVAYLEQILNRLRKDGLIKSLKGPGGGYVLSKKPNDISVSRILKALEGPIAITQCLNPKSNACSRVEGCVARLLWKSLGEKIERFLETISLKDLMKEESKL